In Saprospiraceae bacterium, the sequence GTCGGCAGGCTGATCTGGGCATTGATCCCTTCATAGGCCACATAAATGCGCCCTTTGACTTCAAGGGCATCAAACCATTGGTAAAGCTGATTTCTAAATAGCTGAGGTTGATCGATCTTAATGTACTTGTAAAATGATACAACGGTACGATCTTCTACCTGGGACGCATACAGTTTTTTAAGTTCTTTGCGGTTGTATTTATTATGAAGCTGTTTGGCCATATTCGCTGCAAAGATAAGAGTCAAATTTTATTTACGTTACGTAGATACGACCAATTCCTTCCTTGCAGGGCAAAAGGTGTTTTATAACATATATCTGTCTGTCATACATCCAGCAATTTTAAAGCTGCCTCGTTCAGGCGCTCCCTGGTGGCTGGAAGGATATAGCGCTTTTGATCTATTTGTTGAGGTTGATCTCTTCTGCAAAAATAGCTGTGCACAGCTCTGCGAAGATCATTGGTATCATTGCGGGTACCACCATGCCAGGTGTGCGAGTTAAATATAGCTACTGTACCGGCAGGAGCCTCGAGTATCAATTGGTCGGGATGAATCGATTGTGGATCTTTCAATACATCCTGCGGCAATCGCCCATGCAGGTGCGTGCCAGGGACCATGCGGGTAGCTCCATTGGCCACACTAAAGTCGTCCAGCAACCAAATTGAATTGCATACTTTGTAATCACCTGTTGCTACCGCTTCATGCCAGTCTACATGAAGTTTTTGCTCTCCTGCGCCGGGTTTTGCTGCCCTGTAATTGAGTGATGAAAGTTTCATCTCCTTACCGAGCACCCGACTGATAGCAGCCAGGACTTTGGGATGAGTATAAAAAATATCAAAGACCTGGCCTTTATTGACGAGGTCTGCGAGCCTGTCAGCTCCAGCTTCTTTTGGATGTCGGATATAAGGCGAGTCCATCAGCTCCGCTCCCGCGTTTTCACCTTCCCTCTGCATCAAAATCATCAAGTGATCCCTGATTTGGGTCACTTCTTCGTCACTTAATATTTCCCCCAGGACCAGGTAACCTTGAGTATCCAGAAATACCTTTTCAGCCTGCGTCAAAAGATCATCGGTGACTCCCAGCTCTTCCAGGTAATGTGCCATATTGTTTGTATTAGGTAATATCCTTTTCAGTTGAGGACGATATTAAAGATAATTCGACACATATATATATTATACTGCCGGCTTGAAGCTTAATTTTTTTAAAACTCCATCCTACCCTATTCCTTTCTTTCGATTAATTCGACCAGCGTATTATTTTTAACTATAAAATATAGGATACAAAGGATAAATGCTGCTCTTTGAGGACCTAAAAATATTTAAATAAACAATAGTAATATATGTATAGTATTGTATATCTGTCATTAACAAAATTATCAAACCTAGATCCTTGCCAACTTAAGTACTATGTATCACACAATACCTGATTTAACCATATATTTGCTACATGGATGGAAATACATTAAACATCGCCAACAGCAAAGCCCAACTTCGAAAAGGAGTTCTGGAGCTTTGTATCCTAGCTATCATCCATGAGCAACCCATCTATCCGTCGGACATCATCAAACGGTTGAAGGAATCACAGCTCATCGTGGTAGAAGGCACATTGTATCCGCTGCTCAACAGGCTCAAGGATGCGGGATATTTGGAATATAACTGGCAAGAGTCCAGATCAGGACCACCGAGAAAATATTACCAAATCACTGAACATGGAAAACAGCTCTACCTGGAGTTGCATGATTCCTGGAATGATTTAGTCCATAGTGTTAATCAAACTACAAATAACAAATAATGAATAAGATTCATACCATAAATTTAGGAGGTCACCCTTTTACGGTCGATGAAGATGCCTTCGAATATTTACAAGCCTATATAAGAAGTCTTCGCAAACATTTCAAAAACTCCGCCGGATGTGAGGAGATCATCGGTGATATCGAATCCCGGCTCGCTGAGTTATTGACAGAGCGTCTTGATGGCAGGACTATTGTGACCCTACGGGAGGTCAAAGAGGTCATCTCTATCATGGGATCCCCGGAAGAATTCGGAGCTGATCCGATTGATGAAACGATCATCGATCCTGACCGGCCCAGAAAAACCCATAAAGGCAAAAAATTGTTTAAAGACCCTGATGACAAGATCATCTCTGGTGTCTGTTCCGGTATAGCTGCCTATTTTGGAATCCAGGATCCTGTGTGGGTACGATTGATCTTTTCTGTATTGATATTTGGTGGAGGCATCGGCTTTCCTGTATATATCATATTGAGTATCATCTTGCCTAAGGCCACCACTGCTGCGGACAGACTGGCCATGAAGGGCGAGCCCATAG encodes:
- a CDS encoding phytanoyl-CoA dioxygenase family protein — its product is MAHYLEELGVTDDLLTQAEKVFLDTQGYLVLGEILSDEEVTQIRDHLMILMQREGENAGAELMDSPYIRHPKEAGADRLADLVNKGQVFDIFYTHPKVLAAISRVLGKEMKLSSLNYRAAKPGAGEQKLHVDWHEAVATGDYKVCNSIWLLDDFSVANGATRMVPGTHLHGRLPQDVLKDPQSIHPDQLILEAPAGTVAIFNSHTWHGGTRNDTNDLRRAVHSYFCRRDQPQQIDQKRYILPATRERLNEAALKLLDV
- a CDS encoding PadR family transcriptional regulator, which codes for MDGNTLNIANSKAQLRKGVLELCILAIIHEQPIYPSDIIKRLKESQLIVVEGTLYPLLNRLKDAGYLEYNWQESRSGPPRKYYQITEHGKQLYLELHDSWNDLVHSVNQTTNNK